Genomic DNA from Nitratidesulfovibrio vulgaris str. Hildenborough:
AGTGGGGGTCGTCGTGGCGGAAATCCTGATGCGCCACGACCCGCTGACACGTGAATTCGAATTCTCCACATCACCCGACCTGCCCCACCGGCGCGACCGCAACTTCAATCGCCTGATGGATGCGACCCTCGAACGGTTGCGACTCCCCCTCGCCCCGGCTGCAAGCCTTGCACAGGGAGAAAGCTACACCGTCTCCCTCACGTGCGGCCTGCGTCACACGCAAGTTCCGCCATGGCTCGAGAAGACGCTCTTCTTCTGGTCATGGGATGTCGTCCCGGAATCCACCTACACGCAGTCGTTCACGTTCTGACAAGGCAATCTGCATGCCCACCGGCACCGAAGACGCCCAGCGAAGGCATGAGGAACTGACGCGCGAGCGCCGTCGCCGTCAGCGAGAACTCATCGCGGCGGGTGTCCTCGTCCTTGTGGTGCTGGTCGCCACATGGGTGGAACTGACCTTCTTCGGGGTCGACTCGTGGATGTTCCTCGCCCTGTTCAACGTGAACCTTCTGCTTTCGCTGGTGGTTCTCTTTCTCGTCGTCCGCAACAGCATCAAGCTGCTGGTCGAACGCAGGCGCAACGTGCCGGGGGCCAAGCTCCGTACACGGCTTGTGCTCATGTTCATGCTGCTCTCGCTGGCACCCACCGTCATCATGTTCCTCGCCTCGAACAGGGTCGTCGCCACGTCTGTCGACTACTGGTTCAAGAATCAGGCCGAGAACGCCATGGATGCGGCCCTTGATGTGGGCCAGAGCTTCTATACCGCCTCGGCATCACGCCTTCGCGCAAGGGCGGAACTCATCAGCCGCGAAGTGGCCGAACGCCGCACCCCGTGGGGCAGCCCCGCCGCCGATGCGCTTCTCGACCGCAGGGCGAGAGAGTATGGTCTCATCGCCGTGGGTTTCGTCACCCCCGCGCACGCAGAGCGCAACTGGCATGCGCCTTCAGAGTTCGCGCCCGTGTGGGATGAGGCGCGCAAGCGCATCGCGTGGGACCATGTGGCGGCACAGCGTTTCGGCTCGCTCCTGTGGGCTGGCGACACGGCGGACTATGTCATCGGTGCCCTCGCCATCGATGCCGGACGCACAGGCTACCTCGTCGTGGCCGAGAGCATCGGCCAGGGGCTCATGCTCAAACTCGACCGCATCTCCAAGGGGTTCGAGGAGTACAAGTCGCTCAAGAACCTCAAGCGGCCGCTCAAGGTCTCGTTCACGCTCATCCTCGGCATCCTCAGCCTGCTGGTCGTACTGGGCGCACTCTGGCTCGGATTGCGCCTGTCCCGCGAGTTGACGGCTCCCATTCTCGCTCTTGCGGACGGGGCCGACCGCATCGCGAAGGGCGACCTCGACGTGCGGCTTGAAGACTCGGCACAGGATGAAATCGGGCAACTGGTGCGCGCCTTCAACAAGATGGCGGGCGACCTTGCACACAACCGCCAGAGTCTGACCGAAGCCAACCGCCTGCTGGCCCAGAGCAACGCCGAGATAGCAGGGCGCAACGCCTACATCGAAGCCGTTCTCGACAACATCGCCGCGGGCGTCATCTCCCTTGATGCGTCGGGCCGCATACAGACCGTGAACAAGGCTGCGGCGTCCATTCTCGGCACGCCCTCGGAAAGGCTGAAAGGGAGGCGCCCTGCCGCGTTCCTCGACGGCCCCTACCTCGACATCATCGACGACATGCTCACCCAGTTGCACAGACGTCCCGAAATGCACTGGGAACGCCAGATGGACCTGTCGGGCAGCGACAGGGCACTGAAGCTGCTGGTCCATGCCGTGGCCCTGCGCGGGGTGGACGGCAGTGTGGATGGCATCGTCGCCGTGTTCGAGGACATCTCGGAACTGGAGCGGATGCAGCGCATGGCGGCATGGCGCGAGGTGGCACGGCGCATCGCCCACGAGATCAAGAATCCGCTGACCCCCATCAAGCTTTCGGCACAACGCCTCGAACGCAAGTTCGGCCCGCGCGTGGACGACCCCGTGTTCGGCCAGTGCACTGCGCTCATCGTCAAGCAGGTGGAGCACCTCCAGCAAATGGTGCAAGAGTTCTCGACATTCGCGAAGCTTCCGGAGGTAACGCCCCGTGCGGGTGACATCACTCCCCTGCTGGAGGAGGTAACCGGTCTTTTCAGGCATGGACATTCACGCATCGCGTGGCAAGTGGATATCGCCCCCGCGCTGCCCCCCGTGCGGATGGATGGTGAAGCCCTGCACCGGGCCTTCATCAACATCCTCACCAACGCCATCGAAGCCCTCGAGGGAACGGCGACACCGTCCATCAACGTACAGGCCTCGCATGACGCGGAAAGGGCGCGCGTACGCGTCGAGATTGCCGACAACGGGCCGGGGCTCACACCTGAAGAACGCTCGCGCATGTTCGAACCCTACTTCACCAGCAAGAAGGGGGGCACAGGTCTCGGCCTCTCCATCGTGCGCTCCATCGTCAACGACCATGGGGGGCATGTCAGGGCTGCCGGTGCCCCCGGCGGCGGTACCGTTGTCACAGTGGAACTGCCTGTGGCATAATGGTGGTTGGCCCAACACGTACGGAGACAGACCATGCGCATCGTCATAGCAGGCGGTTCAGGTTTTATCGGGAGAGCACTTGCCGACGCTCTCGTGGCACGCGGAGACGAAGTGACCGTGCCGACACGCAGCCCCGACCGGGCAGGGCGTGTCCTGCCGCCTGCCGTGACGGCAGCGGCATGGGACGGCCTCGACCCTGATGCGCTGGCCACCATCATCGACGGGGCCGACGCTGTCGTGAACCTCGTCGGTGCCAACATCGCCGAGGGACGCTGGACCCCCGCCGTCAAGAGGAGCATCGTCGAAAGCCGCGTTCAGGCAGGCAGGGCACTGGCCGAGGCGACACACCGCGCGACCACTGCGCCACATGTCGTCGTCCAGGGGTCTGCCGTCGGCTACTATGGCGGCTGGTCCGACATGCTGACTGCCCCCGTCAGCGCCGAAGACGCCCCGTGCGGTGCCGGATTCCTTGCCGAGACATGCCAGCAATGGGAGGCATCTTCGTCCGACGTGGCCGAAGGCGTCCGGCATTGCGTCTTCCGGACGGGTGTCGTCCTTGGCAAGGGAGGTGCGCTTGCCAAGATGCTGCCCCCCTTCCGCCTCTTTGCAGGGGGGCCACCCGGCACAGGACGCCAGCCCTTTGCATGGATACATCTTTCCGACGAGGTGCGTGCCATCGTGCACCTCATCGACCACGCCACCCTTTCAGGGCCCTTCAACCTCACTGCACCGGGGTGCATCTCCATGGCCGACTTCTGCCATGCGCTGGGCAAGGTGCTGCACAGGCCCTCTTTCACGCGCGTACCGGCCCCACTGCTACGACTGATGCTCGGTGAAATGGCCGAAGAGGTTCTCCTGCGCGGGCAGGTTGCCCCTCCCGAACGCCTGCTGGCCAGCGGCTTCTCCTTCACGCACACGGCCCCCATCCCGGCACTCGAAGACATCCTTCGC
This window encodes:
- a CDS encoding TIGR01777 family oxidoreductase: MRIVIAGGSGFIGRALADALVARGDEVTVPTRSPDRAGRVLPPAVTAAAWDGLDPDALATIIDGADAVVNLVGANIAEGRWTPAVKRSIVESRVQAGRALAEATHRATTAPHVVVQGSAVGYYGGWSDMLTAPVSAEDAPCGAGFLAETCQQWEASSSDVAEGVRHCVFRTGVVLGKGGALAKMLPPFRLFAGGPPGTGRQPFAWIHLSDEVRAIVHLIDHATLSGPFNLTAPGCISMADFCHALGKVLHRPSFTRVPAPLLRLMLGEMAEEVLLRGQVAPPERLLASGFSFTHTAPIPALEDILRRR
- a CDS encoding sensor histidine kinase, whose amino-acid sequence is MPTGTEDAQRRHEELTRERRRRQRELIAAGVLVLVVLVATWVELTFFGVDSWMFLALFNVNLLLSLVVLFLVVRNSIKLLVERRRNVPGAKLRTRLVLMFMLLSLAPTVIMFLASNRVVATSVDYWFKNQAENAMDAALDVGQSFYTASASRLRARAELISREVAERRTPWGSPAADALLDRRAREYGLIAVGFVTPAHAERNWHAPSEFAPVWDEARKRIAWDHVAAQRFGSLLWAGDTADYVIGALAIDAGRTGYLVVAESIGQGLMLKLDRISKGFEEYKSLKNLKRPLKVSFTLILGILSLLVVLGALWLGLRLSRELTAPILALADGADRIAKGDLDVRLEDSAQDEIGQLVRAFNKMAGDLAHNRQSLTEANRLLAQSNAEIAGRNAYIEAVLDNIAAGVISLDASGRIQTVNKAAASILGTPSERLKGRRPAAFLDGPYLDIIDDMLTQLHRRPEMHWERQMDLSGSDRALKLLVHAVALRGVDGSVDGIVAVFEDISELERMQRMAAWREVARRIAHEIKNPLTPIKLSAQRLERKFGPRVDDPVFGQCTALIVKQVEHLQQMVQEFSTFAKLPEVTPRAGDITPLLEEVTGLFRHGHSRIAWQVDIAPALPPVRMDGEALHRAFINILTNAIEALEGTATPSINVQASHDAERARVRVEIADNGPGLTPEERSRMFEPYFTSKKGGTGLGLSIVRSIVNDHGGHVRAAGAPGGGTVVTVELPVA
- a CDS encoding DUF4390 domain-containing protein, which translates into the protein MSPSWFTIRQRASLCTALPLFLLAFMCLIAPLHAIAAQPERLILRAFSVATEGETMVLRVAVDIDDREALRNLLRDGAQLKLTLAATLKRSRTLMPAEEVGVVVAEILMRHDPLTREFEFSTSPDLPHRRDRNFNRLMDATLERLRLPLAPAASLAQGESYTVSLTCGLRHTQVPPWLEKTLFFWSWDVVPESTYTQSFTF